From a region of the Besnoitia besnoiti strain Bb-Ger1 chromosome I, whole genome shotgun sequence genome:
- a CDS encoding microtubule associated protein SPM1 (encoded by transcript BESB_000610), protein MTGKDWKQQKLPGDNESDSGYPQKPQKYEQAKYEAAKYEATKYEPSKYEAAKYEATKYEPSKYEAAKYEATKCEPMEPSYAQGNGKSAAAYEYAQPADYQMPAPQEPEVRHDAQGPSRGSQMAMQRARERFTSSHMPAMHAPGEMPVRRLQLSEVDEHRRSQSPSKKAGYCVDELCSCGMHKCTPSRTPLPFEGNTHYREEFVAKPLPPQMRPGEVHVPPSLPFEAESSYRTEYGPKPLPTPLQPAEVKLPPSLPFEGQSAYRADYGPKPLPPQMRPGEVKLPPTLPFEAESSYRTEYGPKPLPAPIRPAEVKMPPTLPFEGNTQYREEFVPKPLPPTMKPAEVKLPPSLPFDANSMYRSQYVPKENPVCQLTRLPQYPQASYPSNHVFWDSVTKQWY, encoded by the exons ATGACGGGTAAGGATTGGAAGCAGCAAAAACTGCCCGGAGACAACGAGTCGGACTCCGGTTACCCCCAAAAGCCGCAGAAATATGAGCAGGCTAAGTACGAAGCGGCGAAGTATGAAGCAACGAAGTACGAGCCCAGCAAGTACGAGGCGGCAAAGTACGAAGCAACGAAGTACGAGCCCAGCAAGTACGAGGCGGCGAAGTATGAAGCAACAAAGTGTGAGCCCATGGAGCCTTCTTACGCGCAGGGGAATGGCAAGAGTGCAGCCGCGTACGAATACGCCCAGCCTGCTGACTACCAGATGCCAGCGCCCCAGGAGCCCGAGGTACGCCACGACGCCCAGGGGCCTTCCCGAGGCTCGCAGATGGCGATGCAGCGAGCTCGGGAGCGCTTCACATCTTCCCACATGCCCGCGATGCATGCACCTGGAGAAATGCCCGTGAGGAGACTCCAGCTCTCGGAAGTAGACGAGCACCGCAGGAGCCAGTCCCCCTCGAAGAAGGCTGGCTACTGCGTCGACgagctctgcagctgcggaaTGCACAAGTGCACGCCGTCCAGGACCCCCCTACCCTTCGAGGGAAATACACACTATCGCGAAGAATTCGTGGCCAAGCCTCTGCCCCCGCA AATGCGCCCGGGCGAAGTGCATGTGCCGCCGAGTCTCCCGTTCGAAGCCGAAAGCAGCTACCGCACAGAGTACGGCCCCAAGCCCCTGCCCACTCCCCTGCAACCTGCGGAGGTCAAGCTGCCGCCCAGCCTGCCCTTCGAGGGTCAGTCTGCGTACAGAGCTGACTACGGTCCGAAGCCCCTTCCTCCCCAGATGCGTCCTGGCGAGGTCAAGCTCCCGCCCACCTTGCCGTTTGAGGCGGAGTCCTCTTACAG AACTGAGTACGGCCCCAAgcctctccctgcgccgATCCGACCTGCTGAAGTGAAGATGCCTCCCACCCTGCCGTTCGAAGGCAACACGCAGTACCGCGAGGAGTTTGTCCCGAAGCCGCTGCCCCCCACTATGAAGCCCGCAGAGGTTAAGCTGCCCCCGAGCCTGCCGTTCGATGCGAATTCGATGTATCGTTCTCAGTACGTGCCGAAGGAGAATCCGGTCTGCCAGCTGACGCGCCTTCCTCAATACCCTCAGGCCTCCTATCCGTCGAATCACGTCTTCTGGGACTCGGTTACCAAGCAGTGGTACTAG